The Carassius auratus strain Wakin chromosome 5, ASM336829v1, whole genome shotgun sequence genome includes a window with the following:
- the LOC113074953 gene encoding uncharacterized protein LOC113074953 codes for MAQTEMLEFGVEQGQMLQVFMRHCQTMKRQETRLRLATAVLLATFFATLVWLQYPRHNNTEAFSTAHQKDLKTEESPLGHSVHLEPVRHTDACSEQHPIEWVDVSDGYDSQNFKLENQTVLHISTKGLYLINLRISYRIAHGQCKPSTEHLSLVVNVTQQHRNYEIEREIIIAKESMICRDYWLQSITLNRAIMLEAGTNLRVRINKESCKFVSWVKNSHLDVSSLVLAAF; via the exons ATGGCTCAAACTGAGATGTTGGAGTTTGGCGTGGAGCAGGGACAGATGCTGCAAGTCTTTATGCGGCACTGTCAGACCATGAAGCGTCAGGAGACACGACTGCGCCTAGCCACTGCGGTGCTGCTTGCAACGTTCTTCGCGACTTTAGTGTGGCTTCAGTATCCCCGTCATAATAATACG GAGGCATTTTCTACTGCCCATCAAAAGGATTTGAAAACGGAAGAATCACCACTAGGACACTCTGTTCATCTTGAAC CTGTAAGACACACTGATGCTTGTTCCGAACAACATCCCATTGAGTGGGTGGATGTGAGTGATGGCTATGACTCGCAGAATTTCAAgctggaaaaccaaacagttctgCACATCTCCACAAAGGGCCTCTACTTGATCAATCTGAGGATCTCTTACCGTATAGCCCATGGTCAGTGTAAGCCTAGTACAGAGCATTTGTCTTTAGTGGTCAATGTCACACAGCAGCATAGAAACtatgaaatagagagagagattataaTTGCTAAAGAGTCTATGATTTGTAGAGATTATTGGCTGCAGTCAATCACGTTGAATCGAGCAATCATGTTAGAAGCTGGCACTAATCTGAGGGTGAGAATTAACAAGGAAAGTTGTAAGTTTGTCAGCTGGGTTAAAAACAGTCATTTGGATGTCTCATCTTTAGTGTTGGCtgctttttaa